The Bradyrhizobium sp. WBAH42 genome includes a window with the following:
- a CDS encoding sensor histidine kinase, producing MRLVLQLVARLLLIVALCLGAATIWATFDAYRSVDRATAASAQRVAQALQALYWRELLLRSSRAREHLLPVPDWRTLETMKLISPGVCVEFQPAAAFEKPLCGQSEGLGKTPPRWFAAIVPTFLGSHTEVVRPVSPRAAAAGTVVATPDAAAAISIAWDYILNVIDVALLMAAAIALLASLAIAHALAPARAIVTALQRMARGQYHTRLPRFRSMELAMIGSAVGELGGRLEEATEQRAALTRRLIEIRDDERRALARELHDEFGQNLSAILAFANTIETASTKQNGNDGIAQDARMISQATHHLMASLRDALRRLRNPLPEELGLEASLVNLVDSWRSHSAARPAIQLDLRGDLTDISGPAATTAYRVAQECLTNALRHSAAREISLRVERRAGEEDALLIRVEDDGGGDAERVAQSAGFGLTGIRERVTAAGGSLSILPARGGLSVAATIPLAA from the coding sequence ATGCGCCTCGTGCTTCAGCTTGTCGCCCGCCTGCTTCTGATCGTAGCACTGTGCCTGGGAGCCGCGACAATATGGGCCACGTTCGACGCCTATCGCAGCGTCGATCGGGCGACGGCGGCCTCGGCGCAGCGGGTCGCGCAGGCGCTTCAGGCGCTGTATTGGCGCGAGCTGTTGTTGCGCAGCAGCAGGGCGCGCGAGCACCTTCTGCCGGTTCCGGACTGGCGCACGCTCGAGACGATGAAGCTGATCTCGCCCGGCGTCTGCGTCGAGTTCCAGCCCGCCGCGGCCTTCGAGAAGCCGCTCTGCGGCCAGAGCGAGGGGCTGGGCAAGACGCCGCCACGCTGGTTCGCGGCCATCGTGCCGACCTTCCTCGGCAGCCACACCGAGGTGGTGCGGCCCGTCAGCCCGCGCGCCGCGGCCGCCGGCACCGTCGTTGCGACGCCCGATGCAGCGGCCGCGATCTCGATCGCCTGGGACTACATCCTCAACGTCATCGACGTCGCGCTGCTGATGGCCGCGGCGATCGCCCTGCTCGCCTCGCTCGCCATCGCGCACGCACTTGCGCCGGCGCGCGCGATCGTCACCGCGCTTCAGCGCATGGCGCGCGGTCAGTATCACACCAGGCTGCCGCGCTTCCGCTCCATGGAGCTGGCGATGATCGGCAGCGCCGTCGGCGAGCTCGGCGGCCGGCTGGAGGAAGCAACCGAGCAGCGCGCCGCACTGACGCGCCGCCTGATCGAGATCCGCGACGACGAGCGCCGCGCGCTCGCCCGCGAGCTGCACGACGAGTTCGGGCAGAACCTGTCCGCCATCCTCGCCTTCGCCAACACGATCGAGACGGCGAGCACGAAGCAGAACGGAAACGATGGGATCGCGCAAGACGCGCGCATGATCTCGCAGGCGACGCACCATCTGATGGCCTCGCTGCGCGATGCGCTGAGGCGGCTGCGCAATCCGCTGCCGGAGGAGCTCGGGCTCGAGGCGAGCCTCGTCAATCTCGTCGACAGCTGGCGCTCGCACAGCGCGGCGCGACCGGCGATCCAGCTCGATCTCAGGGGCGATCTCACCGACATCAGCGGTCCGGCCGCCACAACGGCCTATCGCGTGGCACAGGAATGCCTGACCAACGCGCTGCGCCACAGTGCAGCGCGCGAGATCTCGCTCCGCGTCGAGCGGCGCGCGGGCGAGGAGGATGCGCTGCTGATCCGCGTCGAGGACGACGGCGGCGGCGATGCGGAGCGCGTCGCGCAATCGGCCGGCTTCGGCCTGACCGGTATCCGCGAGCGCGTCACGGCGGCCGGCGGATCGCTGTCGATCCTGCCCGCCCGCGGCGGCCTCAGCGTGGCCGCAACCATTCCGCTCGCTGCGTGA